One window of the Hippoglossus hippoglossus isolate fHipHip1 chromosome 9, fHipHip1.pri, whole genome shotgun sequence genome contains the following:
- the pomt1 gene encoding protein O-mannosyl-transferase 1 yields the protein MTLQLPLVVTAQVDVVLVLVSLWSLWSRLSHLNYPSAVVFDEVYYGQFVSLYMKRVFFIDDSGPPLGHMILALGAYLGGFDGNFVWNRIGAEYPSSVSVWSLRLLPALCGALCVPLVYLLTLELKFSHLSALGAALLLLLENSLIVQSRFMLLESVLIFFLLLAFFSYLRFHNSPSSSWSRFSWLLVSGASCSAAVGVKYMGVFSYLLLLGVASLHTWKLIGDRTVNHLSVCVQCVCRFVCLLVVPVLLYVFWFYVHLSLLNRSGPHDQQMSSAFQASLQGGLSTITQGQPLEVAYGSQVTLRSSASQPIPCWLHSHKANYPIRYENGRGSSHQQQVTCYPFKDVNNWWVVKDPSRQEMVVGSPPRPVRHGDVIQLVHGMSSRFLNSHDVAAPMSPHAQEVSGYIDFNASMATQNLWRVDISNREAESEVWKTILSEVRLVHVNTSAVLKMSGVSLPDWGFGQLEVVAEKLYKVHGGSLGWTVEEHRYGTSQEQKEREAELHSPTHIDVDRKISFWAKFLELQWKMLTVKQEDSEHKYSSGPLEWITMDTNIAYWLHSSTNAQIHLIGNPVSWGVANLSLLAYQLLAAVYLLRRRRGFKDLPESVWDQFVCLGCVCVGGWLVNFIPFLLMEKTLFLYHYLPALCYLYLLCPALLEHTHTNLLSDVTHRRALCLFASTVLLAVFLSYRTFCPLTYGSPELSATQLQGLKWRDTWDILYRRR from the exons ATGACGCTGCAGCTCCCCTTGGTGGTGACGGCTCAGGTGGACGTGGTGCTGGTCCTGGTCTCCCTGTGGTCCCTCTGGTCCAGACTCAGTCACCTGAACTACCCCAGCGCtgtggt gtttGATGAGGTGTATTATGGTCAGTTTGTGTCTCTCTACATGAAGAGAGTTTTCTTCATCGATGACAGCGGACCGCCACTCGGTCACATGATCCTGGCCCTCGGAG CGTACCTCGGAGGATTTGATGGAAACTTCGTGTGGAACAGAATTGGAGCAG AGTATCCcagcagtgtgagtgtgtggagtCTGCGGTTGCTGCCCGCTCTGTGTGGAGCGCTCTGTGTTCCTCTGGTTTACCTGCTGACGCTGGAGCTGAAGTTCTCTCACCTGTCGGCTCTgggagctgctctgctgctgctgctgg aGAACTCGCTTATTGTCCAATCACGTTTCATGTTACTGGAGTCTGTTctcatcttcttcctgttgttgGCTTTCTTCTCCTACCTGCGTTTCCACAACTCTCCCAGTAG CTCCTGGTCCAGGTTCAGTTGGCTTCTCGTCTCTGGAGCTTCCTGCTCTGCAGCTGTCGG ggtgAAGTACATGGGTGTGTTCTCATACTTGCTGCTGCTGGGCGTGGCCTCTCTTCACACCTGGAAGCTGATTGGAGACCGAACTGTCAATCAT ctcagtgtgtgtgtgcagtgtgtttgtaggtttgtgtgtctgctcgtgGTTCCTGTCCTGCTCTACGTGTTTTGGTTCTATGTTCACCTGAGTCTCCTGAACCGCAGTGGACCACATGACCAACAGATGAGCTCTGCCTTCCAGGCCAgtctgcag GGCGGCCTCTCCACGATCACTCAGGGTCAACCTCTTGAAGTTGCTTATGGCAGTCAGGTCACTTTAAGAAGCTCCGCCTCTCAGCCAATCCCCTGCTGGCTCCACTCACACAAGGCCAACTACCCAATTAG GTATGAAAATGGGCGGGGCAGCTCCCACCAGCAGCAGGTCACCTGCTATCCCTTCAAAGACGTTAACAACTGGTGGGTAGTCAAAGATCCAAGCAG ACAGGAGATGGTGGTCGGCAGTCCTCCTCGACCTGTCCGCCATGGTGATGTCATCCAGCTGGTTCACGGGATGTCCTCACGCTTCCTCAACAG TCACGACGTCGCAGCTCCCATGAGTCCTCATGCTCAGGAAGTGTCCGGTTACATCGACTTCAATGCTTCCATGGCAACTCAGAACCTGTGGAGAGTG gataTCTCTAACAGGGAGGCGGAGTCAGAGGTATGGAAGACAATCCTGTCTGAGGTTCGATTGGTCCACGTCAACACCTCCGCTGTGCTCAAG atgagCGGTGTGTCCCTTCCAGACTGGGGTTTCGGTCAGCTGGAGGTCGTAGCAGAGAAACTATATAAAGTTCACGGCGGCAGTTTGGGATGGACGGTGGAAGAACATCGATACGGAACCA gtCAGGAGCAGAAGGAGAGGGAGGCGGAGCTTCATTCTCCGACTCACATCGATGTCGACAGAAAAATTTCCTTTTGGGCGAAATTTTTAGAGCTACAG TGGAAGATGCTGACAGTGAAACAGGAGGACTCTGAACACAAATACAGCTCCGGCCCCTTAGAGTGGATCACCATGGACACCAACATCGCATACTGGCTGCACTCTTCGACCAAC GCTCAGATCCATTTGATTGGTAATCCAGTGTCATGGGGCGTGGCCAACCTCAGCCTGCTGGCCTATCAGCTGCTGGCAGCCGTCTAcctgctgaggaggaggcgAGGCTTCAAAGACCTACCTGAAt CTGTGTGggatcagtttgtgtgtctggggtgtgtgtgtgtcggcggCTGGTTGGTGAACTTCATTCCTTTCCTGCTGATGGAGAAAACTCTCTTCCTGTATCACTACCTGCCCGCCCTCTGCTACCTGTACCTGCTGTGCCCCGCCCTgctggagcacacacacacaaacctgctcag cgaTGTGACACACCGCCGGGCGCTGTGTTTATTTGCTTCAACCGTGTTGTTGGCCGTCTTCCTGTCATATCGAACCTTCTGCCCTCTGACGTACGGCAGCCCAGAGCTCTCAGCAACTCAGCTGCAAGGACTCAAGTGGAGAGACACCTGGGACATCCTGTACCGCCGACGCTAG
- the snapc4 gene encoding snRNA-activating protein complex subunit 4 has translation MSVSLSEERDRIQRQVEELEQSLSVCLSETHTDLQLLSSETDDESGSDDEEDESAAGLLAQREKIQKEIENLENKLGPQSPVCLSDGDNIIISSDESELGISLSVESCLQMNLVYQQVVQETLCQLETLLTHNNRQQRELVSQLSGPIKEPSREQPAPSSYQLPINMYLGRFLKPYFKDKQTGLGPPANQETKEKSSRMIGCLDENKVKIKRWESWQKTLLIDSVSRDSLRRLVQPKLSRVDYLSQKLSSAEETNRQKLREQIDSLEREIDKLRTKEEEELIGDRYEEHDWEKISNIDFEGTREADDIQCFWQNFLHPSIRKVGWSQEEVEQLRDISRRHRERHWKKIAEELGTGRTAFMCLQTFQRFVSDSLRRGSWTPNEDALLRDLVDKMRIGNFIPYTQMSYFMEGRDPPQLIYRWNQVLDPSLKKGLWTKQEDQLLLRAVSRHGEKNWWKIRLEVPGRTDSACRDRYHDCLKSGTKRGAFDKQEQELLLQLVEKYGVGRWAKIAAEIPQRYDAQCLREWRKVSRQRLCPAEKNRKAKNPQTSGDGKKRKKVNIRRKVKEEELSSEEEPEEEEVVEYMDSDNDEKKMKEKEEEKEKEEVVEVDRTAHVEDEVEEYTCPSMTEWIPDDKAEHFSFLHFRPVSIPSSSDGHRGKPVRSTIVGKFGRSVIIGPNPPELQWEERHRSSTMMMVSPDQLQAHLHYQAAEWKKRGFRPKGKQMGRSMDMVLRYKLQAAVMPWIGNLLIPTQTRLTVADALREQGEKTKLSSTPVFQLLLQTMNVDVIGCKEMIEQRKKKVVFPTPPPDPSSVRRKDPRTVAGILQQREQQKELDLQHKLILTQLHTLQQQQMMLKQPFRTQQLVYLHQPQNLPPQTLPPSIPSQNRPGLPQMSHLSFPQSVFIPHPLLQPQKPLAPSSDTSHLSPCRPPPVGVLTSSSPPLPPVSMVPMLQSPTSSALVQKKTVPLTQSFKVDQSSSPNPAVSIGSTLANQQAVPFVLPTLATRPLPSSSGTTGVNDEGRRNLKPSQRARALKEATKAKTQNRKKSASSSRKMTETQKTNSPPQTGVLPPPQHHTAFLSSSLSASFHRDHDYFIHTNPPPSQPSSAPKRPDPKHCKSDPVPETPPKHPSRGIKRRRRQEQDGVTSSQDVQCTDGTGDPGAQADTGATQEGKRVRKLSQKARELQNATVAKDEAKKKRKSSPSKTRPRTSRSKEETVDHPEQPTLHLLPGQSIWVMTPGGLVQLALAPPQPHQQALVPNPTFPPPPGNSPRHQLDTPPLRFKPPPVPYDLTIPINLPAPPTHPSKPLKPVPSPGLFPLRSCYPQTPPKIFLPYKGAIRVDEAEPPPLRREALQFNPSLMFLEPQEAVRDWLSGRRGVVVPGAGVALPYLPPFASTLSTLSALLQARNSLTKSSLQLLRQDSEPRHCQTKIVSDNSSENTSSQLPPDLPDSTSDLRPAEQPAPSVSSDVLQEEEEEEEVLVAAVRELVTERFSSNPAYQLLKARFLSLFTVPALLATIQPITEKTVARPATQEEDEEEEEEEEVAKLKKIKERGRQRAQGSVLMCDTSGAPANHFSGINASAADQNRPVEP, from the exons atgtctgtctctctgtctgaagagagagacaggatcCAGAGACAGGTGGAGGAGTTGGAGcagagtctgtctgtctgtctctctgaaacacacactgatctaCAGCTGCTGAGCAGTGAGACag atgatgaatcaggAAGTGATGACGAAGAGGACGAG TCTGCTGCAGGTCTGTTGGCTCAAAGAGAAAAAATCCAGAAAGAGATCGAGAACCTGGAGAACAAGCTAGGACCCCAGagtcctgtctgtctgtcag ATGGTGataacatcatcatcagcagtgaTGAG agtGAGCTgggtatttctctctctgttgagTCTTGTCTTCAGATGAACCTGGTTTACCAGCAGGTGGTGCAGGAGACTCTGTGTCAGCTGGAGACACtactgacacacaacaacagacaacag AGGGAACTTGTGTCTCAGTTGTCTGGACCAATCAAAGAGCCTTCCAGAGAACAGCCGGCCCCCTCCTCCTACCAGCTGCCAATCAACATGTACCTGGGTCGCTTCCTGAAACCATActtcaaagacaaacagaccGGACTG GGTcctccagccaatcaggagacgaaggagaagagcagcaggatgaTAGGATGTCTGGACGAAAATAAAGTCAAGATTAAACGAT GGGAGAGCTGGCAGAAGACTCTTCTGATCGACTCAGTGTCCAGAGACAGTCTAAGGAGACTTGTCCAGCCCAAACTCTCCAG ggTGGACTACCTGAGTCAGAAGTTGTCGTcagcagaggagacaaacaGGCAGAAGCTCCGAGAGCAGATCGACAGTTTGGAGAGAGAGATCGACAAACTCAG gacgaaggaggaggaggagctgattGGTGATCGATACGAGGAACATGACTGGGAAAAAATCTCCAACATTGAT TTTGAAGGGACGCGGGAGGCCGATGACATACAGTGTTTCTGGCAGAACTTCCTTCACCCGTCAATCAGGAAGGTTGGATGGagtcaggaggaggtggagcagctgagagACATCAGCAGGAGACACCGAGAGAGACACTGGAAGAAGATCGCTGAGGAGCTGGGG ACGGGGAGGACAGCCTTCATGTGTCTTCAGACTTTCCAGCGTTTTGTGTCAGACTCGTTGAGACGAGGTAGTTGGACGCCCAATGAAGACGCTCTTCTCCGGGATCTGGTGGACAAGATGAGGATCGGAAACTTTATCCCCTACACTCAGA tgagtTACTTCATGGAGGGTCGTGACCCCCCTCAGCTGATCTACAGGTGGAACCAGGTTCTGGACCCGAGCCTGAAGAAAGGCCTGTGGACCAAACAGGAAGACCAG ctttTGTTGCGAGCTGTCTCACGTCACGGGGAGAAGAACTGGTGGAAGATCCGGCTGGAGGTTCCTGGACGAACCGACAGCGCCTGCAGAGACAG gtatcATGACTGTCTGAAGTCGGGGACGAAGCGAGGAGCATTTGACAAACAGGAgcaagagctgctgctgcagctggtggagAAATATGGCGTCG GTCGCTGGGCGAAGATCGCCGCTGAGATTCCTCAACGTTACGATGCTCAGTGTCTGAGAGAATGGAGGAAAGTGAGCAGACAGAGACTTTGTCCTGCTGAG aaaaatagaaaagctaaaaacccacaaacaagTGGAGatggaaagaagaggaagaaggtaAACATCAGgaggaaagtgaaggaggaggagctgagcagtgaggaggagccggaggaggaggaggtggtggagtaCATGGACAGTGATAATGatgagaagaagatgaaggagaaggaggaggagaaggagaaggaggaggtcgTTGAAGTGGATAGGACTGCACATGTAGAGGATGAGGTGGAAGAGTACACCTGCCCTTCGATGACTGAGTGGATTCCAGATGATAAAGCAGAACATTTCTCCTTCCTACACTTTAGACCAGTGTCGATACCTTCTTCCTCCGATGGCCACAGAGGGAAGCCAGTCCGCTCAACCATCGTGGGTAAGTTTGGACGCTCTGTGATCATTGGACCAAATCCACCAGAGCTGCAGTGGGAGGAACGTCACAGAAGCAGCACCATGATGATGGTGTCACCTGACCAGCTCCAAGCCCACCTGCACTACCAGGCGGCCGAGTGGAAAAAACGGGGCTTCCGGCCAAAAGGGAAACAGATGGGCCGATCCATGGACATGGTACTGAGGTACAAGCTCCAGGCTGCCGTGATGCCCTGGATTGGTAACCTGCTGATCCCGACTCAAACCAGACTGACTGTGGCCGATGCCCTGAGGGAACAAGGAGAGAAAACCAAGCTCTCCTCTACTCCTgtcttccagctgctgctgcagaccaTGAACGTGGACGTCATCGGGTGCAAGGAGATGatagagcagaggaagaagaaagtggTGTTTCCGACTCCGCCCCCAGACCCTTCGTCTGTCCGCAGGAAGGATCCGCGCACTGTTGCAGGAatcctgcagcagagggagcagcagaAGGAGTTAGACCTGCAGCACAAACTGATCCTGACGCAGCTTCACACTCTGCAACAGCAGCAAATGATGCTCAAACAACCATTCAGAACACAGCAATTAGTTTATCTGCACCAACCTCAGAATCTACCCCCTCAGACTCTCCCTCCTAGCATCCCGTCTCAGAATCGTCCTGGTCTTCCTCAGATGTCTCATCTGTCATTTCCTCAGAGTGTCTTcattcctcatcctcttctccaaCCTCAGAAACCTCTTGCTCCCTCTTCCGACACATCCCATTTGTCTCCATGCCGACCTCCTCCTGTGGGCGtcctcacctcttcatctcctcctcttcctcctgtctccaTGGTGCCGATGCTCCAGAGTCCTACCAGCTCCGCCTTAGTCCAGAAAAAGACTGTACCATTGACTCAGAGCTTCAAAGTTGACCAGTCCTCTTCCCCTAACCCAGCTGTTTCAATTGGTTCAACACTGGCCAATCAACAAGCTGTTCCATTCGTACTCCCAACCCTCGCCACCCgtcctctcccttcctccagTGGTACGACAGGTGTGAATGACGAAGGACGGAGGAATCTGAAGCCGAGTCAAAGGGCCAGAGCTCTGAAGGAAGCTACTAAAGCCAAG ACTCAAAACAGGAAGAAATCTGCTTCATCCTCCCGAAAGATGACTGAGACCCAGAAAACAAACTCTCCCCCTCAGACTGgggtcctccctcctcctcagcatCACACTGCATTCTTAAGTTCAAGCTTATCTGCTTCTTTCCACAGGGACCATGACTACTTTATTCATACTAACCCCCCCCCAAGTCAACCAAGTTCTGCCCCCAAACGGCCAGACCCCAAACACTGTAAATCTGACCCCGTCCCAGAGACGCCTCCCAAACATCCCAGCAGAGGAATAAAACGAAGGAGGCGGCAGGAGCAGGACGGGGTGACGAGCAGTCAGGATGTCCAATGTACAGATGGGACAGGTGACCCCGGGGCCCAGGCTGATACAGGTGCAACCCAGGAAGGAAAAAGGGTTCGGAAGCTAAGTCAGAAGGCCAGGGAGCTGCAGAATGCGACTGTAGCCAAG gACGAAgcaaaaaagaagaggaagtctTCTCCTTCAAAAACTCGCCCTCGTACGTCTCGCTCTAAAGAGGAAACTGTCGATCACCCCGAGCAACCCACACTGCATTTACTTCCTGGTCAGTCGATATGGGTCATGACTCCTGGTGGTCTGGTCCAACTCGCACTAGCCCCGCCCCAACCCCATCAGCAGGCATTAGTGCCGAACCCCACTTTTCCACCTCCACCTGGGAATAGTCCAAGACACCAACTGGACACGCCTCCTCTGAGATTCAAACCACCACCTGTACCATATGACCTGACCATCCCCATCAATCTCCCTGCTCCACCCACTCATCCTTCTAAGCCCCTGAAACCTGTCCCAAGCCCAGGTTTGTTCCCCCTCCGCTCCTGTTACCCTCAGACTCCTCCCAAAATCTTCCTGCCCTATAAGGGTGCAATCAGAGTGGACGAGGCCGAGCCACCTCCCCTCAGGAGGGAGGCGCTTCAGTTCAACCCCTCACTGATGTTCCTGGAGCCTCAGGAAGCAGTGCGTGATTGGCTGAGTGGGCGGAGAGGGGTGGTGGTACCAGGAGCAGGCGTGGCTCTGCCCTACCTGCCGCCATTTGCCAGCACTCTGAGCACGCTCAGTGCGCTGCTTCAGGCCAGAAACTCTTTGACCAAAtcatctctgcagctgctgcgtcAAGACTCTGAACCTCGGCACTGCCAAACCAAAATCGTGTCTGACAACAGTTCAGAAAACACCTCCAGTCAGCTTCCACCCGACCTGCCAGACTCCACCTCTGACCTCAGACCAGCCGAGCAACCAG CTCCCTCTGTCAGCTCTGacgtcctgcaggaggaggaggaggaggaggaggtgcttgTGGCGGCAGTGCGTGAGCTTGTGACAGAGCGTTTCTCTAGTAACCCCGCCTACCAGTTGTTGAAGGCCCGCTTCCTGTCACTCTTCACTGTCCCCGCCCTCCTTGCTACCATCCAGCCAATAACAGAGAAGACTGTGGCTCGCCCAGCCactcaggaggaggatgaggaggaggaagaggaggaagaagtggcaaagctgaagaaaatcaaagaaaGGGGGCGACAGAGAGCACAG GGATCTGTGCTGATGTGTGACACGTCAGGAGCGCCAGCCAATCACTTCTCAGGAATCAACGCATCCGCCGCTGACCAGAACCGGCCAGTAGAACCCTGA